From a region of the Globicephala melas chromosome 19, mGloMel1.2, whole genome shotgun sequence genome:
- the LOC115848028 gene encoding LOW QUALITY PROTEIN: vomeronasal type-1 receptor 1-like (The sequence of the model RefSeq protein was modified relative to this genomic sequence to represent the inferred CDS: inserted 1 base in 1 codon; substituted 2 bases at 2 genomic stop codons) codes for MRIDQHNHVFQYQFPTACHRHVNLEMEIIFLTQTGVVILGNSSLFCLLNFTLLTGXKLRSTDQIINXLALANNLSLFSIGIPQTMAAFGLKYFLDDAGCKLVFYLHTLARGVSLSTTSLLSGFQAIKFCPRTSLWVDFRIRSTKCIGFCSFLFWILQLLVNVCIPIRVIGPRSSKNISVKTNYGYCSPLMPDKFISLLHVIILSYTDVICLGFMIWSSGYMVLFLHRHKEQVQHIHSNRLSPRPSHEGTDTHTTLILVSSFVYFYCLSSILSLCITLIVNPKQXLMDTSVLIASLYLLSFVFISSDTHVSKFFCDF; via the exons ATGAGGATTGATCAGCACAACCATGTGTTCCAATATCAGTTTCCCACAGCCTGTCATCG gcatgtcaacctggaaatggaaATCATCTTCCTCACTCAGACTGGAGTTGTGATCCTGGGAAactcctccctcttttgtcttttaaacttcACTTTGTTGACTGGATAGAAGTTGAGATCCACAGATCAGATTATCA CACTGGCCTTAGCCAACAACTTGTCTCTCTTCTCCATAGGGATCCCACAGACAATGGCAGCTTTTGGATTGAAATATTTCCTGGATGATGCTGGATGTAAACTTGTCTTCTATTTACACACACTGGCCAGAGGGGTTTCTCTCAGCACTACCAGTCTTCTGAGTGGTTTCCAGGCCATTAAGTTTTGCCCCAGAACCTCTTTATGGGTGGACTTCAGAATTCGATCCACAAAGTGTATTggtttctgtagttttcttttctggatcCTACAACTCTTGGTAAATGTCTGTATTCCTATTAGAGTAATTGGCCCAAGAAGTAGCAAAAATATAAGTGTAAAAACAAATTATGGATACTGTTCCCCACTCATGCCTGATAAATTTATCAGCTTATTACATGTAATTATATTATCTTACACGGATGTTATATGTTTGGGCTTCATGATCTGGAGTAGTGGGTACATGGTCCTTTTCCTGCACAGGCACAAGGAACAAGTCCAACACATTCACAGCAACAGACTCTCCCCCAGACCTTCCCATGAGGGTACAGACACGCACACCACCCTGATTCTAGTGAGCTCCTTTGTCTACTTTTATTGTCTCTCTTCCATTTTGAGTCTTTGCATTACTCTTATTGTGAATCCAAAACAGTAGCTAATGGACACGTCTGTGCTAATAGCATCACTTTACCTGCTTTCCTTTGTGTTCATCAGCAGTGACACCCATGTCTCTAAGTTCTTCTGTGATttctga